Sequence from the Pseudomonas sp. 7SR1 genome:
GCCGCGGTGTTTGCTCTGATCAACTTGCCCAGCGTGAGCCTGTGGGTGGTGTGCGGCAGTCTCTTGCGCAATCTGCTGCGTGATCGCCGCTGGTTGCGGTTGTTCAACTGGGGCATGGCCCTGTTGCTGGTTGCCTCGCTGTACCCGTTGTTGCTCGAAAGCATCGGTTGAGGGCTGAGCTTCGACCGGATGCCTGCTAAGCTCGCTGTTCAGGAGCGTTCCTACGCACTTTTAAACGAAGTCTCACTTCTTTAAGGTCTTGATCGGGTAACGCCAGTCTCGAACCCAACGAGGGCGCCCGGTCCCGGAACAGGCTCTGCGAGTTTTCCATGAATAAACGTCCTTTGTATTTCGATTATGCCGCCACTACGCCGGTGGATGAGCGGGTCATCCAGGTGATGGTTGAATGCCTGGGCTTCGACGGCAATTTCGGCAATCCGGCCTCCAGCTCCCACGCTTTCGGCCAGCAGGCCCGCCGCTCGGTGGAGCATGCGCGCCGGCAGGTGGCGCAGTTGGTGGGAGCGCAGTCGGAGCAGATCGTCTGGACTTCCGGCGCCACCGAATCCAACAATCTGGCCCTCAAGGGCGTGACCCAGGCGCGCGGGGCGTCCACGGGGCATGTCATCACCAGCCTGATCGAGCACAAGGCGGTTCTCGACACAGTCCGGCAACTGGAAGAGGGCGGCGTTGCGGTGACCCGGCTGGCGCCGGACGCCGATGGCCTGATCGACCCGCAAGCGGTGCGCGAGGCGTTGCGCGAAGACACTTTCCTGGTGTCGCTGATGCTGGTGAACAATGAGTTGGGTACCCTGAACGACGTCGCGGCCATCGGCGAGATCGTGCGTGGCCATGGCGCACTGTTTCATGTGGATGCTGCCCAGGGGGCCGGCAAGGTCAGGATCGACCTGGCCCGGTGGCCGGTGGACCTGATGTCGTTTTCCGCCCACAAGATCTATGGCCCCAAAGGTATCGGCGCGCTTTATGTCGGTGAGCGCGCACGGCCGCGTCTGTCAGCCCAGATCCATGGCGGCGGGCATGAGGGAGGTTTCCGTTCCGGCACGCTCGCAACCCATCAGATCGCAGCCATGGGCGCGGCCTTCGAACTGGCGAATCAGGCGTTCGACGATGAACTCGACAAAATCGCTCGATTGCGCAATCGTTTGCTCGAACCGCTGCTGGCCCTGCCGGGCGTGCGAGTCAATGGCAGTGCGACTCAGCGAATTGCGCATACGCTGAGCCTGACTTTCAATGACGGGGAATTCGACCCGACTGCATTGGGGGCTTCGCTTGCTTTTTCCGCCACGTCTGCCTGCAATTCGGCGAACAATACGCCATCCCACGTGCTGCTGGCCTTGGGGCTCGATGCGCGTGCGGCGGGGCGCACCATCCGCTTGAGTCTGGGACGCTTCACCCGTGAACAGGATATCGACGAGGCGGTACGGTTGATCAAGGCGGCCTGCGCCGCTGCGCCAGCATTCTGGGCCACCACTTCATAAGCCGGATGTCCGGCGCGAACAATAATGATGAACAGGAGAAACGATGAGTACCGAGCCTTTGACCCACGGACTGGTTCCCCAACGCCTGGCCCGAATCCGTGAGCTGATGAGCCGTGAAGGCATCCATTCGCTGCTGGTGCCGTCGGCCGATCCGCATCTTTCGGAGTACCTGCCAGGTTACTGGCAAGGTCGGCAATGGCTGTCGGGGTTCCATGGCTCGGTCGGTACCTTGATCGTGACGGGGGATTTCGCCGGGGTCTGGGCCGACAGTCGTTATTGGGAGCAGGCTACCCATGAGCTGGAGGGGAGTGGGATCGAACTGGTCAAGCTCATTCCGGGCCAACCCGGTCCGTTGGACTGGCTTGCCGAACAAACCCCTGAAGGCGCGGTGGTCGCGGTCGATGGGGCGGTGATGGCCGTGGCGTCGGCGCGGACCCTGAGCGGTAAGCTTCAGGAGCGAGGCGCGCGGCTGCGCACCGATATCGATCTGCTCGACGAGGCCTGGAGCGACCGTCCGGACCTGCCCAACCAGCCGGTCTACCCGCATTTGCCCCCTCACGCGACCGTCAGTCGCGTCGAGAAGCTCGCCAAGCTGCGTGCAACCCTCAAGGAGCGTGGCGCCGACTGGCATTTCATCGCCACCCTGGACGATATCGCCTGGCTGTTCAACCTGCGTGGCGCGGATGTGTCGTTCAATCCGGTGTTCGTTTCGTTTGCCTTGATCAGCCAACAGCAGGCGACCTTGTTCGTCGCCCTGGACAAAATCGACGGTGCGTTGCGCGCGACTCTGGAGCAGGATGGCGTATCCCTGCGCGATTACAGCGAAGCGGCCAGCGCGCTCCGGGAAGTGCCGGACGGTGCGAGCCTGCTGGTCGATCCGGCCCGAGTCACGGTCGGCTTGCTGGACAATCTGCCCAGCGACGTGAAACTGGTGGAAGGGCTCAACCCCACCACGCTGGCCAAATCTCGCAAAAGCCTGGCCGATGCCGAGCACATCCGTCGGGCCATGGAGCAGGATGGCGCGGCGCTCTGTGAGTTCTTCGCCTGGCTGGAAGGTGCCTGGGGCCGAGAACGCATCACCGAGCTGACCATCGACGAACACCTGACGGCGGCGCGCAGGCGGCGTCCGGATTTCGTTTCCCTGAGCTTCAATACCATTGCCGCGTTCAACGCCAACGGTGCGATGCCTCACTACCGCGCCACGGAAGAATCCCACGCGGTCATCGAAGGCAATGGCTTGCTGTTGATCGACTCTGGCGGCCAGTACCTTGGCGGCACCACCGATATCACCCGCATGGTGCCGGTCGGGACGCCCAGCGCTGAACAGAAGCGTGACTGCACGCGCGTGCTCAAGGGCGTCATTGCCTTGTCCAGGGCTCGGTTTCCGCGGGGTATCCTGTCGCCTCTGCTGGACGCCATCGCGCGGGCGCCGATCTGGGCCGAGCAGGTGGACTACGGGCACGGTACCGGTCACGGCGTCGGATATTTTCTCAACGTCCACGAAGGTCCGCAGGTCATTGCCTACCAGGCGGCTCCCACACCACAGACGGCCATGCAGCCAGGCATGATCACATCCATCGAACCGGGAACGTATCGTCCGGGACGCTGGGGCGTACGCATCGAGAACCTGGCCATGAACCTTGAGGCGGGCAGCAGCGAGTTCGGCGAATTCCTCGAGTTCGAAACCCTGACCTTGTGCCCGATCGACACGCGTTGCCTGGAGCCATCGTTGCTGACCCAGGATGAAAAGGCCTGGTTCAACGCCTACCACGCCGAGGTGCAGCGGCGCCTGAGCCCGTTGCTGGAGGGCGACGCCCTGCAATGGTTGAACACGCGAACGATGGCAATCTGATCCACAGATCAACCGAGGGCTTCCCGGACGAAGTCCAGCCGATCCTGGCCAAAGAACAACTCTGCGCCAACGAACATGCTGGGGGCACCGAATACGCCCCTGGCAATGGCTTCTTCGGTGGTGGCCTTGAGTGCTTGCTTGATTTGTTCGTCTGCTGTCAGCGCCAGCACCTGGCCAGGGTCGAAGCCGCCTTCATCCAGCACCGTCGCCACGGTTTCCGGTTGGTTGAGATCTCGAGCATCGACCCATAGGGCCTGGAACAGACAATCGAGGAATGTCATGAAACGTTCCGGCTGGCGAATTTGCATGCCAGTCACGGCGCGCATCAATGACAGGGTGTTGATCGGGAAGTAAGGATTGAGCTTGAAGGGCACGCCATAACGCTTGGCGAAGCGCTCCAGGTCCTTGGCCATATGCGCGCCCTTGGCTGGAACGGTCACGGGCGATGCATTGCCTGTCGCCTTGAAGACACCGCCCAGCAGCATGGGGC
This genomic interval carries:
- a CDS encoding cysteine desulfurase family protein, whose protein sequence is MNKRPLYFDYAATTPVDERVIQVMVECLGFDGNFGNPASSSHAFGQQARRSVEHARRQVAQLVGAQSEQIVWTSGATESNNLALKGVTQARGASTGHVITSLIEHKAVLDTVRQLEEGGVAVTRLAPDADGLIDPQAVREALREDTFLVSLMLVNNELGTLNDVAAIGEIVRGHGALFHVDAAQGAGKVRIDLARWPVDLMSFSAHKIYGPKGIGALYVGERARPRLSAQIHGGGHEGGFRSGTLATHQIAAMGAAFELANQAFDDELDKIARLRNRLLEPLLALPGVRVNGSATQRIAHTLSLTFNDGEFDPTALGASLAFSATSACNSANNTPSHVLLALGLDARAAGRTIRLSLGRFTREQDIDEAVRLIKAACAAAPAFWATTS
- a CDS encoding aminopeptidase P family protein, translating into MSTEPLTHGLVPQRLARIRELMSREGIHSLLVPSADPHLSEYLPGYWQGRQWLSGFHGSVGTLIVTGDFAGVWADSRYWEQATHELEGSGIELVKLIPGQPGPLDWLAEQTPEGAVVAVDGAVMAVASARTLSGKLQERGARLRTDIDLLDEAWSDRPDLPNQPVYPHLPPHATVSRVEKLAKLRATLKERGADWHFIATLDDIAWLFNLRGADVSFNPVFVSFALISQQQATLFVALDKIDGALRATLEQDGVSLRDYSEAASALREVPDGASLLVDPARVTVGLLDNLPSDVKLVEGLNPTTLAKSRKSLADAEHIRRAMEQDGAALCEFFAWLEGAWGRERITELTIDEHLTAARRRRPDFVSLSFNTIAAFNANGAMPHYRATEESHAVIEGNGLLLIDSGGQYLGGTTDITRMVPVGTPSAEQKRDCTRVLKGVIALSRARFPRGILSPLLDAIARAPIWAEQVDYGHGTGHGVGYFLNVHEGPQVIAYQAAPTPQTAMQPGMITSIEPGTYRPGRWGVRIENLAMNLEAGSSEFGEFLEFETLTLCPIDTRCLEPSLLTQDEKAWFNAYHAEVQRRLSPLLEGDALQWLNTRTMAI
- a CDS encoding 2-hydroxychromene-2-carboxylate isomerase translates to MSKSVEFFFDLGSPATYLAFTQLPLLCAHTGSELIYRPMLLGGVFKATGNASPVTVPAKGAHMAKDLERFAKRYGVPFKLNPYFPINTLSLMRAVTGMQIRQPERFMTFLDCLFQALWVDARDLNQPETVATVLDEGGFDPGQVLALTADEQIKQALKATTEEAIARGVFGAPSMFVGAELFFGQDRLDFVREALG